From Priestia filamentosa, a single genomic window includes:
- a CDS encoding GerAB/ArcD/ProY family transporter, with amino-acid sequence MGRDGGQLTTLDFIALISSTMLGVGLLVLPRTITAKVGTPDGWLVLVIDGLLFFVVIYVLLQILKKHNVKNYFDYTQEGFGKKLGKLVNLIMVVYFIGVASFEVVAMSEMVRFFLLAETPVELIILTFILTSAYLINSNLKVIARVCVFFFPITIAVILLIYAFGLQIVDIKNVQPILGQGIMPVVKGMNTVMLSFFGIELLLILKGFTSKDTKLMKGAFVGFAVPLLLYILTYVLVVGGVTVQEVTTVTWPTISFVQSFEVKGIFIERLESFLLITWILQFFTTLTLYYFSAVTGLQSVFRNGYKPNIYILIPIIFLLANWPKDTIEILKMSDMLGWIFPFVLLAIPILNFLLVAIKRRVKAR; translated from the coding sequence ATGGGGCGAGATGGAGGACAGCTTACAACATTAGATTTTATAGCTTTGATTTCCTCTACAATGTTAGGCGTTGGCTTATTAGTGCTGCCCCGAACCATTACAGCTAAAGTTGGCACACCTGATGGATGGCTTGTGCTTGTCATTGACGGTCTCCTCTTTTTTGTGGTCATTTATGTACTACTTCAAATCTTAAAGAAGCATAATGTGAAAAATTACTTTGATTATACACAAGAAGGATTCGGAAAAAAGCTTGGAAAACTCGTTAATTTAATTATGGTTGTTTATTTTATAGGAGTAGCAAGCTTTGAAGTCGTCGCGATGAGTGAAATGGTTCGCTTTTTCCTTTTAGCTGAGACACCTGTAGAGCTTATTATACTTACGTTTATTTTAACGTCTGCGTATTTAATTAATAGCAATCTTAAAGTAATTGCGAGAGTATGCGTCTTTTTCTTTCCCATTACAATTGCTGTTATTTTACTGATATATGCTTTTGGCCTACAAATTGTGGATATAAAAAACGTTCAACCTATTCTTGGGCAAGGGATTATGCCAGTTGTTAAAGGAATGAATACAGTTATGCTTTCTTTCTTTGGGATTGAACTTCTGCTCATTTTAAAAGGTTTTACAAGCAAAGATACAAAGCTTATGAAAGGAGCCTTTGTAGGTTTTGCTGTCCCACTGCTTTTATATATTTTAACGTACGTGCTTGTTGTAGGAGGGGTCACTGTTCAAGAAGTAACAACTGTAACATGGCCAACGATTTCTTTTGTGCAATCGTTTGAAGTAAAGGGGATTTTTATTGAACGGTTAGAGTCTTTCTTACTTATAACATGGATTTTACAATTTTTCACAACGCTTACTCTTTACTACTTTTCAGCTGTTACAGGGTTGCAGTCAGTCTTTCGAAATGGATATAAACCTAACATTTATATTCTTATTCCAATTATCTTTCTCTTGGCTAATTGGCCGAAGGATACGATTGAAATTTTAAAAATGAGTGATATGTTAGGGTGGATTTTTCCATTTGTTCTACTAGCTATTCCCATCCTAAACTTCCTGCTTGTAGCCATTAAAAGGAGAGTGAAAGCGAGATGA
- a CDS encoding Ger(x)C family spore germination protein, producing the protein MKKILLLFVLLFLVGCGDSQNLEDVSLLVGSGIDAGKKGEVHLTQQIIIPSGGGGSEATRPSYKNYYTKGTTIQESIRDIALKTSPVMSNHQRVLIFSKNALDKYPLDVWINEYIRDDNTRRSALVFVTRESAKKILSTGSKEDIPANKIFEIANNKTSSNKILKPITLGQVSAKLQSDGSFAVQGLKIKDGDLSLDGVEVIDDGKPIGHMTPKDVSHLNWLIGDVQGGTVPATYKGEPISFEIFHMVRKEIKTKIKNGKLHFDISLECEGRIAENWYRKENSFKKKYLEEMERAIEKQVKKDVEDIIHKLQTKYKTGVAGLYQYVQIQNPKYWKKHNKEWGKKFSEAEINYDINIEVIDFGTKGSTS; encoded by the coding sequence ATGAAAAAGATCTTACTCTTGTTTGTTCTTCTTTTTTTAGTTGGGTGTGGAGACAGTCAAAACCTTGAGGATGTTTCTTTACTAGTTGGGTCTGGAATTGACGCAGGAAAAAAAGGAGAAGTGCATCTTACCCAGCAGATTATCATTCCATCTGGAGGCGGAGGAAGTGAGGCAACTAGGCCTTCTTATAAAAACTATTATACAAAAGGAACGACGATTCAAGAATCCATTCGGGATATTGCTCTTAAAACATCTCCAGTGATGAGCAATCACCAGCGCGTGTTGATTTTTAGTAAAAATGCTCTTGACAAATATCCTCTTGACGTATGGATTAATGAATATATTAGAGACGATAATACAAGAAGAAGTGCGCTTGTGTTTGTAACAAGAGAATCGGCAAAGAAAATCTTGTCAACAGGCTCAAAAGAGGATATTCCAGCTAATAAAATCTTTGAAATTGCAAATAACAAAACGTCTTCTAATAAAATTTTAAAACCGATTACACTTGGACAAGTGTCAGCGAAGCTTCAGTCAGACGGAAGTTTTGCTGTACAAGGCCTTAAAATTAAAGATGGAGATCTAAGTCTTGATGGAGTAGAAGTCATTGACGATGGAAAACCCATTGGGCATATGACGCCAAAGGATGTGAGTCATTTGAACTGGCTCATTGGCGATGTGCAAGGAGGAACCGTCCCAGCAACATATAAAGGAGAACCCATTTCCTTTGAAATCTTCCATATGGTGAGAAAAGAGATTAAGACCAAAATTAAAAATGGAAAACTTCACTTCGATATCTCACTAGAATGTGAGGGGCGAATTGCGGAGAACTGGTACAGAAAAGAAAATTCCTTTAAGAAAAAATATCTCGAGGAAATGGAGAGAGCGATAGAAAAACAAGTGAAAAAAGACGTAGAAGACATTATTCATAAGCTTCAAACAAAATATAAAACAGGTGTTGCGGGTCTTTATCAATATGTCCAAATTCAGAACCCTAAATATTGGAAAAAACACAATAAAGAGTGGGGGAAAAAGTTTAGTGAAGCTGAAATTAATTATGATATAAACATTGAAGTTATCGATTTTGGAACAAAAGGATCAACGTCATAA
- a CDS encoding sensor histidine kinase, translating to MNTLSCLEDLHHLSLPQKERIMEVAHTLQLTADIAKSDMFIDCSLSEDKAMIVAQAQPATASSLYKRNIIGETATEQNEPGVFFSLRTGNTITNSRGITQECVIVQQDIVPIVDNKGTTIGVLIRERDISEEMMTNKRVEELLIPKESADREGTVKSLIQKEIHHRVKNNLQVISSLLRLQTRRAHSEVSDILQDSVARIETISIIHDYLAQDGIEAVNIVLVMERAADMLIRLASVPEKEIALSVEGEPTFLPSNQATFVLLIVNELVQNCLKHAFEQQKSGKISITVICRKQIANITVEDNGRGIIEDKRSSLGLQLVHTLAAELNGVLSTFSSEDGTKMTLTFPIAKAVML from the coding sequence ATGAACACACTTTCTTGTTTAGAAGACCTCCATCATCTATCTTTACCTCAGAAAGAAAGAATAATGGAAGTTGCACATACTCTCCAACTTACAGCAGATATTGCAAAGTCAGATATGTTTATTGATTGTTCCCTGTCTGAAGATAAAGCAATGATTGTTGCACAGGCTCAGCCTGCAACAGCTTCTTCTTTATATAAAAGAAATATTATAGGAGAAACAGCAACAGAACAAAACGAACCAGGGGTATTTTTTAGCTTAAGAACGGGTAATACCATTACGAATTCACGCGGCATCACCCAAGAATGTGTGATCGTTCAGCAAGATATCGTACCTATTGTTGATAACAAAGGAACTACTATTGGAGTGCTCATAAGAGAGCGAGATATTTCAGAAGAAATGATGACTAATAAACGGGTTGAAGAGCTGTTAATTCCAAAAGAAAGTGCAGACAGGGAAGGGACGGTGAAATCTCTTATTCAAAAAGAAATTCATCACCGTGTTAAAAACAACCTACAGGTTATTTCAAGCTTGCTTAGATTGCAAACGCGCCGAGCTCATTCTGAAGTATCGGATATCTTGCAAGATAGTGTAGCGAGGATTGAGACAATTTCAATTATACATGATTACTTAGCTCAAGATGGAATAGAAGCCGTAAACATTGTGCTCGTAATGGAGCGAGCCGCTGATATGCTTATACGTCTAGCCTCTGTACCGGAAAAAGAAATCGCTCTTTCGGTTGAAGGGGAGCCTACTTTTTTACCATCTAATCAAGCAACATTCGTTTTACTTATTGTGAATGAACTTGTTCAAAATTGTCTCAAACATGCTTTTGAACAACAAAAGAGTGGGAAAATTAGTATTACAGTAATCTGCCGTAAACAAATAGCAAACATTACGGTTGAAGATAATGGTAGAGGAATAATTGAGGACAAGCGGTCCTCGCTTGGACTGCAGCTTGTACATACGTTGGCAGCAGAGCTGAACGGCGTTCTCTCCACTTTTTCATCAGAAGACGGAACAAAAATGACGCTTACATTTCCTATAGCAAAAGCGGTGATGTTATGA
- a CDS encoding ANTAR domain-containing response regulator has protein sequence MKDRVMVVDDEPITRLDIKEMLEERGYNLVGEAKNGEEAIEKAKHLAPNLIIMDIKMPILDGVKASSIIKKQSDCAILLLTAYSDQELTIKAKKAGVTGYLVKPVKERELIPAVEIALSQRKKELELFRKIALLEEKIEHRKKIEKAKGILMKVEGYSEEEAYRKLQKKSMETHVSMVKIAEQVIGKVNK, from the coding sequence ATGAAAGACCGAGTGATGGTTGTAGATGATGAACCTATTACACGCCTGGATATAAAAGAAATGCTTGAAGAGCGTGGGTATAACTTAGTTGGGGAAGCTAAAAACGGTGAAGAGGCAATTGAAAAAGCTAAACATCTTGCTCCAAACCTTATCATTATGGATATAAAGATGCCTATTCTAGATGGCGTAAAGGCTTCTTCTATTATAAAGAAACAATCGGATTGTGCAATTTTACTTTTAACAGCTTACAGCGATCAAGAATTAACGATAAAGGCTAAAAAAGCAGGAGTTACAGGATACCTTGTTAAACCTGTGAAAGAAAGGGAGCTCATTCCCGCTGTTGAAATTGCTTTAAGTCAACGGAAGAAAGAGCTAGAGCTCTTTAGAAAAATTGCTCTTTTAGAAGAAAAAATAGAGCATCGTAAAAAAATTGAAAAAGCAAAAGGAATTCTAATGAAAGTAGAAGGATATTCAGAGGAAGAGGCATACCGAAAACTCCAAAAAAAGAGTATGGAAACTCACGTATCAATGGTGAAAATAGCGGAACAGGTTATAGGAAAAGTGAATAAATAA
- a CDS encoding ethanolamine ammonia-lyase reactivating factor EutA: MGEYWIKSIGIDIGTSTTKVILSRLLINERKDGFSLPFCPIIDREVTYTGSLYETPLETEDMIHIEKLKNLLSKEYQKANVNLKDIKGGAVIITGETARKENAESIIHYLADKAGDFVVATAGDSLEGILAGKGSGAMKRSEEINGTVTNVDIGGGTANVAFFQDGKAVASLTFHVGGRLVRLTEDGEVEYVAPSLFKWLSYRSINLKKGDILSYKQAQKLCQKLSEDLFAYLLSDDKQGGELLLTGEHNEMLPKPDEILISGGVGAMMNDAQIHTMKDVARYGDIGPLLASVIPTAFPLSSVRIKKAVETNRATVIGAGMQSTEVSGATVHVQKELLPIRNIPLLKVQTTKKGEWSSLEFSRRLKEKIRHAKEVYDTKQNPPFALTLLDMPYCSYVILQEMAQVIYEEMEKEFQKENIVVVCEDDVAKALGHALRKRCAKVVNIVCIDGVQVADGDYIDLGMPVGGEAISVSVKTLAFHQQKEEKE; encoded by the coding sequence TTGGGCGAATATTGGATAAAAAGTATAGGAATTGACATTGGAACAAGCACAACGAAAGTCATTTTAAGCAGGCTTCTCATTAATGAAAGGAAGGATGGTTTTAGCCTTCCTTTTTGCCCCATTATTGATCGAGAAGTGACCTATACAGGCTCTTTATATGAAACACCTTTAGAAACCGAAGATATGATTCATATTGAAAAGCTAAAGAATCTTCTTTCAAAAGAGTATCAAAAAGCTAACGTTAACTTAAAAGATATTAAAGGAGGAGCTGTCATTATTACAGGGGAAACAGCTCGAAAAGAAAATGCTGAAAGTATTATTCATTACTTGGCAGATAAAGCAGGAGACTTTGTTGTTGCAACAGCAGGAGATAGCCTAGAAGGTATTCTAGCTGGAAAAGGATCCGGAGCTATGAAACGTTCAGAAGAGATAAATGGAACAGTTACGAATGTTGATATTGGGGGCGGAACCGCAAATGTAGCATTTTTCCAAGATGGAAAAGCTGTAGCTTCCCTTACTTTCCACGTTGGGGGACGCCTTGTTCGTTTAACAGAAGATGGAGAAGTTGAGTATGTAGCGCCATCACTTTTTAAATGGCTTTCTTATCGATCTATTAATCTAAAAAAAGGAGACATTTTATCGTATAAGCAAGCTCAAAAGCTCTGTCAAAAACTGAGTGAAGACTTGTTTGCATATTTATTAAGCGACGATAAACAAGGTGGAGAGCTTTTGCTGACAGGAGAACATAATGAAATGCTTCCTAAGCCTGATGAAATTCTGATTTCTGGGGGAGTTGGGGCAATGATGAATGATGCACAAATTCATACAATGAAGGATGTAGCAAGATATGGAGATATTGGTCCGCTCTTAGCATCTGTAATTCCGACTGCTTTTCCTTTATCAAGTGTGCGTATTAAAAAAGCAGTTGAGACAAATAGAGCAACAGTGATTGGGGCTGGTATGCAAAGTACGGAAGTAAGCGGAGCAACTGTTCATGTGCAAAAAGAACTTTTACCAATCAGAAATATACCGCTTTTAAAAGTGCAAACAACTAAAAAAGGAGAGTGGAGTTCTCTCGAGTTCTCGAGGAGATTGAAAGAAAAAATAAGGCATGCAAAAGAAGTGTATGATACAAAACAAAACCCACCGTTTGCTTTAACGCTCCTTGACATGCCTTATTGTTCGTACGTGATTTTACAGGAAATGGCTCAAGTTATTTATGAAGAAATGGAAAAAGAGTTTCAAAAGGAAAATATTGTCGTTGTTTGTGAGGACGATGTAGCAAAAGCGCTCGGTCACGCCCTCAGAAAACGGTGTGCTAAGGTTGTGAATATTGTTTGTATTGATGGCGTGCAGGTTGCTGATGGAGATTATATAGATCTTGGGATGCCTGTTGGAGGAGAAGCGATTTCAGTTTCTGTTAAAACACTTGCATTTCATCAACAGAAGGAGGAAAAAGAATGA
- a CDS encoding ethanolamine ammonia-lyase subunit EutB, which yields MNKKTTILGQTYSFKSLKEIMAKANEEKSGDELARVSAENMKERMAAKIVLSNITLADFRNYPLLEDEVARVIEESVEENVYREIRTWTVADLREYILHDETTGEHLLTISKGLTSDMIAAVAKLMSNLDLIQAAAKIQVITHCQTKIGQPKTLASRVQPNHPSDRLQGIRASLYDGLSYGIGDAVIGINPVIDTTNNIYDLLLETKNIITEFSIPTQNCVLSHVTSQMRAIEKGAPADLIFQSLAGTEEGNESFGISVSLLDEAHQLMQEKGTALGPNRWYLETGQGSELSSTSHYNIDQLTLEARCYGLAKRYNPFIVNTVVGFIGPEYLYDSKQVIRAGLEDHFMGKMHGLPMGVDVCYTNHMNADQNDMDNLSMLLGTAGVNFVIGVPMADDCMLNYQSLSYHDIATLRNVLNLAPAPAFSAWLENQGITENGKLTRVAGDPTIFMKVK from the coding sequence ATGAATAAAAAAACAACTATTCTCGGACAAACTTATTCTTTTAAAAGTTTAAAAGAAATTATGGCAAAAGCAAATGAAGAAAAATCAGGAGATGAGCTTGCTCGTGTTAGTGCTGAAAATATGAAAGAAAGAATGGCAGCTAAAATCGTGCTGTCAAACATTACACTTGCAGATTTTCGTAACTATCCCCTTCTTGAGGATGAAGTAGCTAGAGTGATTGAAGAAAGTGTTGAAGAGAACGTATACAGAGAAATAAGAACATGGACTGTAGCCGATTTAAGGGAGTATATCTTACATGACGAAACAACAGGAGAGCATTTGTTAACCATTTCAAAAGGGTTAACAAGTGACATGATTGCAGCAGTAGCAAAGCTGATGTCTAATTTAGACTTAATTCAAGCAGCTGCTAAAATTCAAGTTATTACTCATTGTCAAACGAAAATTGGACAGCCAAAAACTCTTGCCTCCCGTGTTCAACCTAATCATCCATCAGATCGATTGCAAGGAATACGTGCCTCTTTATATGATGGATTAAGCTATGGAATTGGAGATGCGGTAATCGGAATTAATCCTGTTATTGATACAACAAATAATATTTATGATCTTCTCTTGGAAACAAAAAATATTATAACGGAATTTTCTATTCCAACTCAAAACTGTGTTCTTTCTCATGTTACAAGCCAAATGAGGGCAATTGAAAAAGGAGCACCTGCTGATCTTATTTTCCAATCACTCGCAGGTACAGAGGAAGGGAACGAGTCCTTTGGTATATCGGTTTCTCTACTTGATGAGGCACACCAGTTGATGCAAGAAAAAGGAACAGCACTTGGACCAAACAGGTGGTATTTAGAAACAGGCCAAGGATCTGAACTTTCCTCAACTAGTCATTATAATATTGACCAACTAACTTTAGAAGCGCGCTGCTATGGTCTTGCTAAACGTTATAATCCATTTATTGTGAACACGGTTGTTGGGTTTATTGGACCAGAGTATTTGTATGATAGCAAGCAAGTAATAAGGGCAGGGCTTGAAGATCATTTTATGGGGAAAATGCATGGACTTCCTATGGGTGTTGATGTTTGTTATACAAATCATATGAATGCAGATCAAAATGATATGGATAACTTGAGTATGCTGCTTGGCACAGCAGGTGTGAATTTTGTTATTGGTGTACCAATGGCAGATGATTGCATGTTGAACTATCAGTCATTAAGTTATCACGATATCGCAACATTGCGAAATGTACTTAATTTAGCTCCTGCTCCAGCTTTTTCAGCTTGGCTTGAAAATCAAGGGATTACAGAAAACGGAAAGTTAACGAGGGTAGCAGGCGATCCTACCATTTTTATGAAAGTGAAATAG
- the eutC gene encoding ethanolamine ammonia-lyase subunit EutC, whose product MREKEEKLAHLKQYTPARIGVGRTGTRPLTEDFLSFRIDHAAAVDSVYGEVSEETLAEFNLFSVTTRFQTKERYLKRPDEGRLLSLEGRNLIKKECVTHPQVQIVIADGLSANAIEENIRDVYPALIDSLTSYELTVGTPFFLKGGRVACMDDIGEILKPEAFILLIGERPGLVCAHSLSAYMCYRPRKGTKESSRMVISNIHRQGTSPVEAAAHIGTLIDQMLAQKTSGVSLVV is encoded by the coding sequence ATGAGAGAAAAAGAAGAGAAACTTGCTCACTTAAAACAATATACACCAGCACGAATTGGGGTAGGAAGAACAGGTACAAGGCCTCTGACAGAAGATTTTTTGTCATTCCGGATTGATCATGCTGCTGCGGTTGACTCTGTTTATGGAGAAGTTAGTGAAGAAACGTTAGCGGAATTTAATCTTTTTTCTGTTACAACTCGTTTTCAAACAAAAGAGCGGTATTTAAAGCGTCCTGATGAAGGGAGACTTCTTTCATTAGAAGGGCGCAACCTTATTAAAAAGGAATGCGTAACACATCCTCAAGTTCAAATTGTGATAGCGGATGGGTTGAGTGCAAATGCCATTGAAGAGAATATTCGAGATGTATATCCTGCTTTAATAGATTCGCTAACATCATATGAGTTAACTGTTGGAACTCCTTTCTTTTTAAAAGGAGGAAGAGTTGCCTGTATGGACGATATTGGTGAAATTTTAAAACCTGAAGCTTTTATTCTTCTCATCGGGGAAAGACCTGGGCTTGTTTGTGCTCACTCACTAAGTGCTTATATGTGTTATAGACCAAGGAAAGGAACGAAAGAATCAAGCCGAATGGTCATTTCTAATATTCACCGTCAAGGTACATCACCTGTTGAAGCGGCAGCGCACATTGGTACGCTTATAGACCAAATGTTAGCCCAAAAAACAAGTGGCGTAAGTCTTGTTGTTTAA
- the eutH gene encoding ethanolamine utilization protein EutH, whose product MEKIGTYVIYILMLSAIIGGIAAIKNKEKGIGKEFMEGIHSIGYIFIPTAGIMASIPYLSQLIESVFGPLFVKLGADPSIAATSLIAIDMGGYQLAEALAQTKESWIMAMIIGYMAGATIVFSIPTGLAMLQKKDHKYMALGVMSGVLAIPIGVLVSCLLIAFTNPTIRSAVSTNSSVAYELSLSLGTIFMNLIPLIIFVGSLAIGLRFFPDKMIKGFMIFGRGLDAFLKLVLLCSIVEHFTGAFSTLFGNFGFSPIVADEQDQYRALEVAGYIGLMLAGAFPFVYLMQKYLALPLEKIGNQFGISKEGSAGILAASANILAMFRLVKDMPAKDKVMNISYAVCAAFLFGDHLSFTANFQPNLILYIMIGKFVGGASALVLAKYLSVPKAVELEEKEKKEELDIETVNSAAI is encoded by the coding sequence GTGGAGAAAATTGGAACATACGTTATTTATATTTTAATGCTTTCTGCTATTATTGGAGGAATTGCAGCTATTAAAAATAAAGAAAAAGGAATTGGAAAGGAATTTATGGAAGGCATTCATTCCATCGGTTATATTTTTATCCCAACTGCAGGCATTATGGCCTCTATCCCATACTTATCTCAACTTATCGAATCTGTCTTCGGTCCGCTTTTTGTAAAGCTTGGAGCAGATCCATCAATTGCAGCAACATCCCTTATTGCCATTGATATGGGCGGTTATCAGCTAGCAGAGGCGTTAGCTCAAACGAAGGAAAGCTGGATTATGGCTATGATTATTGGATATATGGCAGGAGCAACCATTGTATTCTCTATTCCAACAGGCCTTGCTATGCTCCAGAAAAAAGATCACAAGTATATGGCGCTTGGGGTAATGTCAGGGGTTTTAGCTATTCCCATTGGCGTGTTAGTAAGCTGTTTACTCATTGCCTTTACAAATCCAACCATTCGGTCTGCCGTTTCCACAAACTCTTCTGTAGCGTATGAGCTTAGCCTTAGTCTTGGAACAATATTCATGAACCTCATTCCGTTGATTATTTTTGTAGGTTCTCTTGCGATAGGATTACGCTTTTTCCCAGACAAAATGATTAAAGGATTTATGATATTTGGTCGCGGTCTTGATGCTTTCTTAAAGCTTGTTCTCCTTTGCTCCATTGTCGAACACTTTACAGGAGCATTTAGCACTCTTTTTGGAAATTTTGGATTTAGTCCGATTGTAGCTGATGAACAAGACCAGTATAGAGCACTTGAAGTAGCAGGATATATTGGGTTAATGCTAGCTGGGGCTTTTCCATTTGTATATTTGATGCAAAAGTATTTAGCCCTCCCTCTTGAAAAAATAGGAAATCAATTTGGCATTAGTAAAGAAGGAAGTGCTGGTATTCTTGCAGCATCCGCGAACATTTTAGCAATGTTCCGTCTTGTAAAAGATATGCCTGCTAAAGATAAAGTGATGAACATTTCCTATGCGGTTTGTGCTGCTTTTTTATTTGGAGATCATCTTTCATTTACAGCGAATTTTCAACCTAACTTAATTTTGTATATTATGATTGGAAAATTCGTAGGGGGAGCATCAGCTCTTGTTCTTGCAAAATACCTTTCTGTTCCAAAAGCAGTTGAACTTGAAGAAAAAGAGAAAAAAGAAGAGTTAGACATTGAAACTGTAAATTCAGCGGCTATATAA
- a CDS encoding agmatinase family protein, translating to MNKIYGNTPPFLGAKNVSTGKGIEETDVLIYGVPWEGAVTWGDYTGCELGPKVIRLSSARYSGYLPELNHIDVFEHLSLGDMGDVDVVPASVEETMERIETFSKRVWKENKFPVAFGGDHGITYPIMKALTEAKQGKKFGIIHLDAHYDNMVSHEGDEFARSTPFARIYELDGIRNESIIHTGIHGPRNKPESGQYAKEAGAETVTIRDIRECTNIKELAQDVYKKASHNVDGVYLTICSDVLDYAFNPGGPVDGNGLTSYELLTLVHEFAKRGIVGMDFVEVYPQQDPSQFSAHFVSTVVLYALAGKIEGES from the coding sequence ATGAACAAAATCTATGGGAATACGCCTCCCTTTTTAGGAGCAAAAAATGTGTCAACGGGAAAAGGGATAGAAGAGACAGACGTTTTAATATATGGAGTGCCATGGGAAGGAGCTGTAACATGGGGGGACTATACAGGATGTGAACTTGGACCAAAAGTAATTCGGCTTTCTTCTGCTCGGTATAGCGGCTATTTGCCTGAACTGAATCATATTGATGTTTTTGAACATTTAAGTTTAGGCGATATGGGAGACGTTGACGTTGTTCCAGCTAGTGTAGAAGAAACAATGGAGCGGATTGAAACATTTTCTAAACGAGTATGGAAAGAAAATAAATTTCCGGTTGCATTTGGAGGAGATCATGGAATTACATATCCAATTATGAAGGCCCTTACGGAGGCGAAGCAGGGAAAGAAGTTTGGTATCATTCACCTTGATGCTCACTATGATAATATGGTTTCACATGAAGGAGATGAATTTGCAAGATCAACCCCTTTTGCAAGAATATATGAACTAGATGGAATCCGTAATGAAAGTATTATTCATACAGGGATTCACGGGCCGCGAAACAAACCTGAAAGTGGCCAGTATGCAAAAGAAGCAGGAGCAGAGACTGTTACAATTCGGGACATTAGAGAATGTACGAACATAAAAGAGCTTGCCCAAGACGTTTATAAAAAAGCAAGTCACAATGTTGATGGAGTGTATTTAACAATTTGTAGTGATGTTTTAGATTATGCCTTTAACCCAGGCGGTCCTGTTGATGGAAACGGGTTAACATCTTATGAACTATTAACATTAGTTCATGAATTTGCAAAAAGGGGCATTGTAGGAATGGACTTTGTTGAAGTATATCCTCAGCAAGATCCAAGTCAGTTTTCTGCCCATTTTGTCTCAACAGTTGTTCTCTACGCGCTTGCGGGAAAAATAGAAGGAGAAAGCTAA